The Thermomonospora amylolytica sequence GCCGGGCCGGGGCGGCGAGGCGGAGGGCGAGTTGGTGCGGGCGCCGGTGATGAGCGGCCAGGATGGGGGGACCATCGGCCGTACAGGAGGCGACGACCCACCCGATGCGCACCGTTGACCCAGAAAGGCACCGGCAGCGGCGGCGGCAGATCATCGAGGCCGCCGTGGCGCTGTTCGCGACCAAGGGACTGGCCAAGACGACCACCGCGGAGATCTGCCGGGCCGCCGGGATGAGCTCCGGCAACCTGTTCCACTACTTCCCGTCCAAGCAGGCGATCTTCTACGGGATGTTCGAGCTGGACCGGGACGAGTGGGACGCGGCGCTGGAGTCCGCGCTGGCCGACCCGGACCCGTGGGCGGCGCTGATGCGGGTGGTGGACCGGATCGCCGCCGAGGCCGCCCACCCGCTGATGCCGGGGCTGATCGTGGAGATCCTGGCGCAGGCGCACCGCGACCCCGAGCTGGCCCGGCTGGTCGCCGAGGCCGACCAGCGGCTGTTCCGGGGGATCGCCGCCATCATCGAACGGATGCGGGACCAGGGACTGGCCGACCCCGGGCTCCCGCCGGACGTCGCCGCCCGCTGGGTCGTGGTCATCACCGACGGCTTCCACACCCGCGGGTACGCCGAGCCGGACCGGGACCGCGCCGCGGAGGTCGCGGTGGCCAAGGAGCTGATCGCCCGGACCCTGCGCTATACGGGGCCGCGAACGGAGGACCGCTGATCCCCTCTTGACCGCAGAGTTTTTGTAACTCGATCCAATAAGTCGGGTGTGCAAACGCTCACACTCGTCCGTAGCACGTCCGTAAACGTTTCCTTACCGTCGCTGGTGGCTTCCAGGCCATGGCACCAGAGGAAACGAAAGGGCGTACCCCATGGCGAGCGGTCGACACACCGGCGGTTCCCGATCACGTGCCCGGAGAGGGGCGCGCGCGGTCCTGGTCACCTGTATGAGCGCGGTCCTGGCGGCGGCGTCCGTGGCCGTCGCCCCGGCCCAGGCCGCGGTCGCGTCCACCCCCGGGGAGGACTCCTTCTACACGCCTCCCTCGTCGCTGAACGGGCGGCCCGGCGACGTCATCCGTTCGCGGTCGTCGGTCTTCACCCTCGCGCCGATCATCAAGACCCCGTACCCGGGCGTCAAGTCCTGGCAGGTGATGTACCAGACGCAGTCGGGCACCGGTGAGCCGATCGCGGTGACCGGCACCGTGCTCGTTCCGACCAAGGCGTGGACCGGCGGGGGCGACCGCCCGCTGGTGTCCTACGGCGTGGGCACCCGCGGCCTCGGCGACGACTGCGCCCCCTCGTACACCATGAGCCAGGGCACCGACTACGAGGGCCTGTTCATCACCAGCGCGCTCAGCCAGGGCTGGGCGGTCGCCATCACCGACATGCAGGGCCTCGGCACCCCCGGCATGCACACCTACGAGGTCGGCAAGGCCCAGGGCCGCGCCGTCCTCGACATGGCCCGCGCCGCGCTGAAGCTGGAGGGCACCGGCCTGAACGCGCGGACCCCGGTGGGCCTGATGGGCTACTCCCAGGGCGGCACCTCCGTCGGCTGGGCCGCGCAGCTCGCCGGCTCCTACGCCCCCGAGCTCAACCTCAAGGGCGTGGCGGCCGGCGGCGTCCCCGCCGACCTGATCGCGGTCGCCGACCACCTGGACGGCAACATGGCGCTGGCGTTCGCGTTCATGGCCGCCGTCGGGTTCGACGCCGCCTATCCGGAGCTGAACCTGGAGGGCTACCTCAACGACCGGGGCCGCCAGCTCCTGCAGAAGGCCCAGGACGTGTGCCTGACCAGCATCGACGGCGTCACCACCCTGATCGACACCGCGTTCGACGACATCGCCGACTACGTGACGACCAACCCGCTGGAGACCGAGGTCTGGCGGAACCGGCTGAACGAGCACAGGCTCGGCTCCGTCCGGCCCGGCGTCCCGGTGCTGCAGTACCAGGGCCGGATCGACAACATCATCCCCTACGGCCAGGCGGCGACCCTGCGTCAGGACTGGTGCCGGCTGGGCGCCAACCTCACCTGGCGGCCCGACCCCATCGGCACCCACGTGACGGGCATGGTGGCCTACCTGCCGCAGGCCACGTCCTTCCTGGCGGACCGTTTCGCGGGCCGGCCGACCTCGGGCAACTGCTGATCCCGCCGCCGACGATGAGAGATCACCCACGGCGCCCGCCGTGAGTGAAACGGCCGATAAGGGGGATTGGGGCGGTATGCGTACCGACACTCTTGCGCCGGAAGACACGGGCGTTGCTCTGTCGCTCGAGACCGAGCACCCACGAGAGGACGCCGCCCCCGCGTACGCGCGCACCGAGGAAGGCCGGGTGCGCCCGCTGGGCGAGGAGGAGTACCTCCGGAGGCTCCGCGCGGAGTTCCCCCTCGTCGGCTTCGTCGCCGACATCCGGGGCGGAGTGTGGATCGCCGTCCAGGGCCGCAGCCTAACGGTCAGGGCCGCCAACGGCCCCGAGCTGAGGGCGCGGCTCCTGGCGGCGCTCGGCTGACGACCTGCGACGGGGCGGGCCGCGTGATCGTGGCCCGCCCCGTTCGCGTGCTCACCTCAGGGTGCCGAACCAGCGGACGATCTGCGCGGTGCCCGCCACGTTGGCGCCCAGATGGCGGGAGCCGTAGTAG is a genomic window containing:
- a CDS encoding lipase family protein, translating into MSAVLAAASVAVAPAQAAVASTPGEDSFYTPPSSLNGRPGDVIRSRSSVFTLAPIIKTPYPGVKSWQVMYQTQSGTGEPIAVTGTVLVPTKAWTGGGDRPLVSYGVGTRGLGDDCAPSYTMSQGTDYEGLFITSALSQGWAVAITDMQGLGTPGMHTYEVGKAQGRAVLDMARAALKLEGTGLNARTPVGLMGYSQGGTSVGWAAQLAGSYAPELNLKGVAAGGVPADLIAVADHLDGNMALAFAFMAAVGFDAAYPELNLEGYLNDRGRQLLQKAQDVCLTSIDGVTTLIDTAFDDIADYVTTNPLETEVWRNRLNEHRLGSVRPGVPVLQYQGRIDNIIPYGQAATLRQDWCRLGANLTWRPDPIGTHVTGMVAYLPQATSFLADRFAGRPTSGNC
- a CDS encoding TetR/AcrR family transcriptional regulator — protein: MRTVDPERHRQRRRQIIEAAVALFATKGLAKTTTAEICRAAGMSSGNLFHYFPSKQAIFYGMFELDRDEWDAALESALADPDPWAALMRVVDRIAAEAAHPLMPGLIVEILAQAHRDPELARLVAEADQRLFRGIAAIIERMRDQGLADPGLPPDVAARWVVVITDGFHTRGYAEPDRDRAAEVAVAKELIARTLRYTGPRTEDR